The DNA segment CGCGCCAGGTCCAGCATGATCTGGCCGCAGGCCGCCAGGGTCGCGAGTTCCGCCTTGCCGCGCGAGTTCGCGCAGTAAAGGACGTTGTTCTGCACCTTCGCGAAGCCCAGGAGGTCGGCCACCAGTTTGCGGTCGAGCGGCAGGGCCGACCCGTAGGCCGCCCCCGATCCGAGCGGCGACTGGTCCGTGAGCGTATGGGCAGCCTTCAGGAGTTCCAGGTCGTCCAGGAGCGCCTCGGCGGCAGCCCCGGCCCAGAGGCCCAGGCTCGACGGCATGGCGACCTGCATGTGCGTCCGCCCCGGCATCGGGACGAACTCGTGCCGCTTCGCGAACGCCTCGAGCGCCCGCACGAGCGCTACCGTCCGCTCCGCGAGCGCGTGCAACTGCTCCTTCCCCCAGAGGCGCAGGTCCAGGAGGACCTGGTCGTTGCGGCTGCGGCCTGTGTGGAGTTTCTTCCCCAGGTCGCCCAGGCGGTCCGTCAGGTATTCTTCGACCGCGGTGTGCACGTCCTCCTCGGAGGGCGTGATGGAGAACTTTCCGGCGGCGAGATCCTCGAGGACCGTCCGCAGGCCGCCCAGGAGGCGGTCGCGCTCTTTGGCCGTCAGGAGGCCGACCTTCGCGAGCATCGTCGCGTGGGCCGCCGACCCCAGGCAATCGGCCCGCACGAGGTCCCGGTCGAGCAGATAATCCTCGC comes from the Planctomycetota bacterium genome and includes:
- a CDS encoding lyase family protein gives rise to the protein MAKLWEKGYELEPEIERFTVGEDYLLDRDLVRADCLGSAAHATMLAKVGLLTAKERDRLLGGLRTVLEDLAAGKFSITPSEEDVHTAVEEYLTDRLGDLGKKLHTGRSRNDQVLLDLRLWGKEQLHALAERTVALVRALEAFAKRHEFVPMPGRTHMQVAMPSSLGLWAGAAAEALLDDLELLKAAHTLTDQSPLGSGAAYGSALPLDRKLVADLLGFAKVQNNVLYCANSRGKAELATLAACGQIMLDLAR